The Acidobacteriota bacterium genome has a segment encoding these proteins:
- a CDS encoding M28 family peptidase, which produces MHRDTTFPFVRGRFLLKAACGIALAALVVAATACTGPSCRRGGEQRLLKKLDAARALEETRIFAEAVDDPSGLGMGTASPGSEQEAALADYVEEKFRAIGLGTERHTFPVRVFRYGPVGLTVGGESIPAVILYGSPGTYGTRDGQGYKRGNANGDETLRAPLVYAGTGTRDDIAAAGDVKGKILLLLRDDNATGWPSLMTLEASTHGAAAIVMFGVEGEETLLPEALRQDSVLYCNPIPAFSISRTNGERLREELSQRPMETELSCSAEELDGTSVNVLGSLRGSRFPDEWILVSAHMDRWFQAYLDNSSGIGAMLELARAVTERGTPRRSFLFAAVGSEEAGGIQSLDEWLAGSYALVKDKPDLFEHTALVLNLDSVGWRGESGYANVSPEGVPFAEALLKDRGLDSRVEIVPQISIWVDAWCYSSVGGATTFSSEWDISDYWDYYHTDHDAYEEGLLANLETDLQLYLLALHRADCADDPPLDFAAVASWARTAYEEDAARVPDVSFDSLWAALSSFEEAAADDAKRLESAREEGDDVLARLNAHRLAVRSELIPALVATDMETAQARTYRYSVDAERLAKIAEVLQRPVSSVADRRARIAEALEIMEEGDEFQDHTIQPSWTFRFSSRTLEKLMRMSEEMRTWSREHDHLQHSLSLEVFSIHEEMRRKLDRPLGFNAARAAGAAERLRDETVARLEANMARASEALAAAAERLRANP; this is translated from the coding sequence GTGCATAGAGATACAACTTTCCCTTTCGTCCGTGGCCGCTTCCTGCTTAAAGCGGCTTGCGGGATTGCTCTGGCCGCCCTTGTGGTGGCGGCGACTGCATGCACCGGGCCGTCCTGCAGACGCGGCGGCGAGCAGCGGCTGCTCAAGAAGCTGGACGCGGCCCGCGCGCTCGAAGAGACCCGCATCTTCGCCGAGGCCGTCGACGACCCCTCGGGCCTCGGCATGGGGACTGCCTCCCCCGGCTCGGAGCAGGAGGCGGCGCTCGCCGACTACGTGGAGGAAAAATTCCGCGCCATCGGTCTCGGGACCGAGCGCCACACGTTCCCCGTGCGCGTGTTCCGCTACGGGCCGGTGGGCTTGACCGTGGGCGGAGAATCCATCCCTGCGGTAATCCTCTACGGCAGCCCCGGCACCTACGGCACGCGCGACGGCCAGGGGTACAAGCGCGGCAACGCGAACGGAGACGAAACGCTGCGCGCCCCGCTGGTGTACGCGGGGACGGGCACGCGCGACGACATCGCCGCCGCAGGGGACGTGAAGGGCAAGATCCTGCTCCTCCTGCGCGACGACAACGCCACGGGCTGGCCGTCGCTGATGACTCTGGAAGCCTCCACGCACGGGGCGGCCGCGATAGTCATGTTCGGCGTCGAGGGCGAGGAAACGCTTCTTCCGGAAGCGCTGCGCCAGGACAGCGTGCTTTACTGCAATCCGATACCGGCCTTTTCCATCAGCCGCACAAACGGCGAGCGCCTGCGCGAAGAGTTATCGCAACGTCCGATGGAGACGGAGCTCTCGTGCAGCGCCGAGGAACTCGACGGCACGAGCGTGAACGTGCTCGGCTCGCTGCGCGGCTCGCGTTTTCCGGATGAGTGGATTCTCGTGAGCGCCCACATGGACCGCTGGTTCCAGGCTTATTTGGACAACTCCTCTGGCATTGGGGCGATGCTCGAGCTCGCGCGCGCCGTCACCGAGCGCGGCACGCCGCGCCGCTCCTTCCTCTTCGCGGCGGTTGGCTCGGAGGAGGCGGGAGGCATCCAGAGCCTCGACGAGTGGCTGGCTGGCTCGTACGCCCTGGTGAAGGATAAGCCGGATCTGTTTGAGCACACGGCTCTCGTCCTGAACCTGGACAGCGTAGGCTGGAGGGGGGAGAGCGGCTACGCGAACGTCTCGCCGGAGGGCGTGCCCTTCGCCGAGGCCCTCTTGAAGGACCGCGGCCTCGACTCGCGCGTCGAGATCGTGCCGCAAATAAGCATCTGGGTGGACGCTTGGTGCTACTCCTCAGTCGGGGGCGCCACCACCTTCTCATCCGAGTGGGATATAAGCGACTACTGGGACTATTACCATACCGACCACGACGCCTACGAAGAGGGACTCCTCGCCAACCTCGAGACCGACCTACAGCTGTACCTGCTGGCGCTCCACCGCGCCGACTGCGCCGACGACCCGCCCCTTGATTTCGCGGCCGTCGCCTCGTGGGCTCGCACCGCCTACGAGGAGGACGCCGCGCGCGTGCCCGACGTTTCGTTCGATTCCCTGTGGGCGGCGCTATCGTCCTTCGAGGAGGCCGCGGCGGACGACGCCAAGCGGCTCGAGAGCGCCCGCGAGGAGGGCGACGACGTGCTCGCCCGCCTGAACGCGCACCGCTTAGCGGTCCGCAGCGAGCTGATCCCGGCCCTCGTGGCCACGGACATGGAAACGGCCCAGGCCCGCACCTACCGCTACTCGGTGGACGCGGAGCGGCTGGCGAAAATTGCAGAGGTGCTGCAGCGCCCCGTTTCGAGCGTAGCGGATAGGCGTGCGCGGATCGCGGAAGCCCTCGAGATCATGGAGGAGGGGGACGAGTTTCAAGACCACACGATCCAGCCGTCGTGGACGTTTCGGTTCTCCAGCCGCACGCTGGAGAAGCTTATGCGCATGTCGGAGGAGATGCGGACCTGGAGCCGCGAGCACGACCACCTGCAGCATTCCTTGAGCCTCGAGGTCTTTTCTATCCACGAGGAGATGCGCCGCAAGCTCGACCGCCCCTTGGGCTTCAACGCCGCCAGGGCGGCCGGGGCGGCGGAGAGACTGCGCGACGAGACGGTGGCCCGCCTGGAAGCGAACATGGCGCGGGCGTCCGAGGCCCTCGCCGCCGCCGCGGAGCGCCTCCGTGCGAATCCTTAA
- a CDS encoding FAD-dependent oxidoreductase, which produces MKLTKSRMARNPLSKALRLARCANRSDTPPADELVEMYRESVRSRAQAPWTRRRFLKASGAATLAVAGSGLLTSCAKLKGARRIAVVGAGLAGLNAAYTLKKLGHSAEVYEASKRLGGRIHTAYDVMAPGLFAELGGEWLDDDHEAGLSLVKELGLELNDLRGPSEKDLLTAYYFDGKIYTDEQLVKALQPVVELMENEINILQKAYDLFEDGDPEEISAMLSPLDEMSAAEYLDRIGASGWGRSFLEVATASNGGLDCDQQSALNVIGSVSLDSSESLIYLFEEGNEQYKIVGGVQGIIRGLSDGLDEGQVKLAHRLEAVKSSGEGFTLTFQDPNGASKDVEADFVIMTVPFSMLRNVEMQVEMPPEKRKAIDEMGYGVHTKLLMGVDKRVWREKGYSGGASTDEPFQAVYDTNQMEGYVGEPGGLTYYLGGQPSIDVREGTAEEHVERFMPTVEKIFPGVSAEFNGKVERFDWGTYPFSLGSYPCYKPGQWTTIYNPGEPLGNMLFAGDHCSWYQGYINGAIESGKRAAEELAKRLG; this is translated from the coding sequence ATGAAACTGACGAAATCACGAATGGCACGAAACCCCCTTTCAAAGGCTCTGCGTCTCGCTCGCTGTGCGAACCGAAGCGACACGCCCCCGGCGGACGAGCTCGTCGAGATGTACCGCGAGTCGGTGCGCTCGCGCGCACAGGCTCCGTGGACGCGGCGGCGCTTCTTAAAGGCTTCGGGGGCCGCAACCCTGGCGGTTGCGGGCAGCGGGCTTCTGACGTCCTGCGCAAAGCTGAAGGGCGCGCGGCGCATCGCCGTCGTGGGGGCGGGACTTGCCGGCCTGAACGCCGCGTACACGCTCAAGAAGCTGGGCCACAGCGCGGAGGTGTACGAGGCGAGCAAGCGCTTGGGCGGGCGCATACACACGGCCTATGACGTCATGGCGCCGGGACTTTTCGCCGAGCTCGGAGGCGAGTGGCTCGACGATGATCACGAAGCCGGACTCTCCCTGGTGAAGGAGCTCGGTCTCGAGCTCAACGACCTGCGCGGACCCAGCGAAAAGGATCTTCTCACGGCATACTACTTCGACGGGAAGATCTACACAGATGAACAGCTCGTAAAAGCTCTTCAGCCCGTTGTCGAGCTGATGGAGAACGAGATCAACATTCTCCAGAAAGCCTATGATTTGTTTGAAGACGGCGACCCGGAGGAGATCAGCGCCATGCTGTCTCCGCTTGACGAGATGTCCGCTGCGGAATACCTCGACCGAATCGGCGCGTCGGGCTGGGGCCGCTCCTTCCTGGAAGTGGCCACCGCGTCGAACGGAGGCCTGGATTGCGATCAGCAGTCCGCACTCAACGTCATCGGCTCCGTCTCCCTGGATTCCTCCGAGAGCCTTATCTATCTTTTCGAAGAGGGCAACGAGCAGTACAAGATCGTGGGAGGCGTCCAGGGGATAATTCGCGGGCTTTCCGACGGCCTCGACGAAGGGCAGGTCAAGCTCGCGCACCGGCTGGAGGCCGTGAAAAGCAGCGGCGAAGGCTTCACGCTGACCTTCCAGGACCCGAACGGCGCCTCGAAGGACGTCGAGGCGGACTTCGTCATCATGACCGTTCCGTTCTCGATGCTGCGCAACGTCGAGATGCAGGTGGAGATGCCGCCCGAGAAGAGGAAAGCCATCGACGAGATGGGCTACGGCGTACACACCAAGCTCCTGATGGGAGTCGACAAGCGCGTGTGGCGCGAGAAGGGATACTCGGGCGGTGCCAGCACCGACGAGCCGTTCCAGGCGGTGTACGATACCAACCAGATGGAGGGCTACGTGGGAGAACCCGGCGGCCTCACCTATTACCTGGGCGGGCAGCCGAGCATCGACGTCAGAGAGGGAACCGCCGAGGAGCATGTCGAGCGCTTTATGCCGACGGTGGAAAAAATATTTCCCGGAGTTTCCGCCGAGTTCAACGGCAAGGTCGAGCGCTTCGACTGGGGCACCTACCCCTTTTCCTTGGGCAGTTATCCTTGCTACAAGCCCGGCCAGTGGACCACCATCTACAACCCGGGCGAGCCCTTGGGCAACATGCTCTTTGCGGGCGACCATTGCAGCTGGTACCAGGGGTACATAAACGGCGCCATCGAGAGCGGAAAGCGCGCCGCCGAAGAACTCGCAAAACGCCTCGGCTAG